CTTGATGATTTTCAACCTCAAAATCTATATAATTACGAGTAGCATCAGTCACCGTACAACTAccttcacttttccataaaaGCGCCAAACCTCCACTTTGTCCTTCCACATCGACACACCAGTAACCAGCATAATTTAATTGTTGACATacttcttttattttattttctgtaACTAATGTTtctgataaaaaaaataatatttggttTTTTGTTGGGTAATATCTTCAAGGAAACAAATTGTTCGTGGTCTACCCATCCCACGACAACTCCATGCTAACAGACTCATGACTCTAGGCGGGCCTGGAGTCCAGTACCCGCCTCCAATCCATTTTTTGGCCCATTAGTATTATCACTTTCCATAGAAACCATATACGTTCCTGATTTTCCGTATCCATCTCATGATTAATAACCAAACATCTTCTTTTTGAATTCAGCACCACAATCTCATTTTGAGCAATATTCCCGCCCCTAACCAGCGTATCCGATAATCCAGAAGTCTGTTGTGAAACATAATCCCCCTGATCACGTTGTTTGAACTGCGTTCCAACCTCCTTTCCAGGAATTTCGGTCATGATTCCATCTGTTTCCATGAAACGCGTTGTTACATCTCTTCCCTCCTGCATTCCGTTTCCATGATTTTCTTGACTACCTAAGCTCCATGACTGACCTCCATTCGAACTATTACGTAACCATTTGGTTTCCAGATTTTGATTCTTGACATTCTTATTTGGAGCACGAAGCCACACCCCATAGGCTCTATCAATGATTTTCCCAGGATTCGCGTACACCACTTCACAGTCCCTATCTGAATGTCCAAGTATACCACAGACAAAACAGAACGTTGTTAGTCTTTCATACTTAAAATTGACCCAGCTCCAATTACCACCCTCCCTTTTCAACTTCATTCTACGTTTCAGAGGTTTACTAATATCCAATGTCACCCGTACCCTCATAAATGGCTTCCATATTCCATTTATATTCAGTGGGTCTGTCTTAACTAACGTCCACACAAAATTCCCAATACTCTGAACCATCCTTTCCGATTGCATCCCCATAGGCAGATCATACAGCTGGACCCAAATGTCTATTTCATTCAACTGCACCAGATGAGGATCCTCATTCTTAGCCAATTTATGGAACACCAGTAAATTCTGTTCAAAACTCCACGGCCCCCCTTCGATTACTTTTTTGAATATCCAGAATGTGATAAAAAATAAAAGAGTACCTCTGGACACCCAAATCATGTATTTTCACCCCTTCCTTAAGTCGCCATAATGCAGCCAAGACGTTTTGCATTGCTTGGAAATTGATGTTTTTATCCGTCAAGAATCTCCCCACCAGAATATGCACCTGTTTATGTTGTATAATCTCCTCCTCTCCAACGAGAACGCCTCCTTCTTCCCCCTCTTCTAGCGTTAGCCTTGAATACATGTCTTTAAGATTTTTTTGTATACCCGAGTTTGGATGGCCCTTCAACTTTATGTTATGCTACTTCAGAATTCAGATACAGATAAATCAAACAGAAAAAGAATAAGAATGTCACTTTCTTAACTAGGGTTTACAATATACCCATGCGCGCCCAGAATAGTGGTTCCTTTTTATTTTATTGTTAATGTCGAATTCAAGAAGCAAAGGCATCCATGGCTCCTCGAAGCAATGTTATTTGTGAGAATTTTGATTGAATTCCCTGCAAAATATCAACCCAACTAATCAATTGTTCCATTTCTTTCCTTTTTATTTTTTTGGAACTGTATTTTCCCTTTTAAATTTTCTCTCGTAACTTAACATTTTTAGCTGTCCCTGGAAAACGCTTTTTTTACCAACCAAATTAAAAACGCTGATAGGTAAAAATACTAAACCTGTCGTTTTAAATACTATTGACACAGTACTCACATAAGAAAAAACTAAAATGTACGTCGTATTCACATGAAAAGAATCAATTGTTATACTCGTATAAAAAAAACCCATTGCTAGATGTTTGCAACAAATACAATCGTTTGCGAGAAATCCGGACCCTTTTAGAATTAGttacataaaaataaataactcaCACTCTTCGAGTCTCTACCAAGACTTTTAAAAAAATAGATTACTTACTATCAAAAGAAGGGAACATAATCTTGAGATGCTGCTTTAGTTGCAAAAGCGTCCAACGCGTGTTAGAAAGGAATCTCCTATGTAAAATCCAGAACATTAGTTAAGATGCATTTATCAAGAACTGGTTTTAAAAGAATGATAAGCTTTGGCTATCAGAAAGGATGATTGGTACAAATCTGCTCATCTTCAACATAATGATTCTCTTAATAATCTTAATGGGGCAGCTGCTATGGTGGCCTCTACTAATAAGTTATTCATAAAGATTCAAACCAGCATCATTGCATACGATCTCCACATCCACACACCAATAATCATATATTCTGGTTATTCACCAATAATTTAAGTAATACTAGACAAGATTCAAATTATATAAGAATCTATTAGGCCTATTGAATTTTTCTTTTATTATATAATACTTTCATCTAGGATTCGCAATGTACATAATACGATTTGCACACGCCAGGAGTCGAACTCTTTGTTAAATTAGATAGACAGTAATGGTATCATGTTCTAGACAGATCTTCTCTCTTATCTATTTTGTACTCTTATCAACTGCTTTAACAACTCTTTTCCCTCAGTTTGCATCTTTTGACTTGGAACATAGTGTCCACTTCCAGATTGCTTTTGACGCTACCCCTTCCTCCACAATATAATTTAATGCTTTGTTTTTCTTTAGTACTCCAAATGGAACAATTAATCTTATAATAATAGTACCCCCCTACATTATCAATGTTAATCATGTAGGATTAAGAATATATAATTTGATAGTGGTACATAACTATGGCCTGTTTAGAGAATAATGCCAACTGCCAAGGGGGCCACTGAAATTAGAATCTTTTATATAGTTGATTATGATCTGTTTCTTTCTATTTGTAATTATCATAATACCTGTGACTAAACAATTTTTTAGATATATAAACTCATTATATAGGCAGACTCTGCAGAAACAGAACAATACTGACTACTTACGGAGTTGCAGGAGAAAAACATGTGGaggaagaagagaaagaaagaagaTTATGAGAGCGTTAAGGGCAAATACTCCGGCACAATGGACGCAATTAGTAGCCTAAGATTCTGAACCATCAGATGAAGAGGGTACCAATAGTCTTCAACCGGGTACCAATAGCCCACTCAAAGGCAAGTCATATAGAGGCAAAGGGAAGGTCATGCCTTTCTTCCAGTTTTCTTTTTCAGAAATAAGTTTAGTACTTTTTTGTTAGTCATTGAGATACATATAGTCAGTATATATGTATGATTAATGGCAACAGATATCAAAGTACTCTTCTTTTAAGATCATAGTTGACTGTTGAAGTTACTTTTTATTAAATTGTTCTTTTTCTATATTTTATCTATTCAAGCTAGTGATCGCCCCTTGTGATCCTAAAAATCAGATTTCATCCTTGTTAACTAATTTGCGTTACTCGGCTTTGTTAAGTTGTGTCTGTGTGGAGTAAATCTCATTATTCTTGTCCATTATTCTTATGTCTGTCTACTACGTATTACTGGAACATGTCTACAACTAAGTAAGACATTGATCTGTCTTGAGTATATAAATCATAGAAAATATAAGGTTGTTTACTTTGGCAGCATCTTATGCCTGTGTGTGTATTACTGTAACATGTCTACAGCTACCTAAGACACTGTCCTGGCTCTATATATATATGAATCCTAGAAAATTCAAGGTTTACTTCGCAACAAATTTATCTGCATAGCACTCATATTCTGCTTCAATTCCACTTCGTTACATTCAGTTCTCTACAAAACCTTTATCCTtgttttaattataaataaaagcaCCATCAAACTTCCATCTCGGTCAAGCAGATTATATAGTATACCCCAAACCTATTCTTAGTTCTGAGATACTAACAATATTTCATCCAGTTCATTACAGTACACAATATTATAAAATCATGATGTGCAATATAAATTATCTGCATAAACTAGAACAACCACAATTCACAGAGTGAAAAATATTAATACAGGCCTATTAAAAGTTGAATCACTTGTCCAATGTGTGGGTTTTAGGAAGAAGCTACTAAATACTTTCACTACATTGCATAGATGTGTAGACCAGAACAAAAAACCAAAACTGGATGTAGCAAACATATGCCAACACAAAGCACCTTGAGAAAACAGTAAACGTACAATGGGCATAAATACTAAAATACAATCAAGTATATGCGGTATTTAAAATTCAGTTATTTCTCTACCTGTCATTGTCAATCTGCAATCTTGATTTCTATAGGTGTGCTTGCTTATGCCTGATTAATATTCACTTAAGCACCATCTCCCTATGGCAGCTCAAACCCAACTGCAATCTGTAAAATTAGAGAATCAAAACATGAATAGATTACTTGATCTGCTTCCGCTATCTTGTGGAAACCGAAAAATACCTTTCTAATAATTAAAAACAAAGCACATCAGACATATCTGGAGCCTCACGAAGCCTATCATATGAAAATGCAGCTCCTGTTGAAGTAGTTTAGGAAGGAAAATTATACATGCAAGAGAAGAGACTAGGAGAACATATTTCCAATAAAAATGGAAAGTTCCTCAAAATTCGGATCTCTATATTCAATTTGCTGTAATGCGAAAACAAATTTATAAGAGTATCATACATTTGTTAATCAAATAGACCTGAATATATAAGTCTACCCCTAATTTTCAGCATGTTGCCATAAATAATCACAAAAAGAAATTAACACAACACCCCTTAGGCCATCTTCAAGAGGAATTAAACATCTAACTCAAACAATGGTATCACTTGCTCATTAATTTTATCCTCGGTTTCATTGCGACCATTCCAAATTATCCACCATTACAACTGTGCTTTCAAAAATCGTGGCAGCCTTTGCAAAGGCATTCCAGCAAAGTCAATCAAGACCTAGATTTTTCTTCATCGCTTCATAAACCATATATGTAATGCTTGCTGATGGAACTACTTTGAGTAGATTCGGAAAAAGTCCTTTATAGAAACCTCTTAAACCCTCATGTTGAAAGGTTCTCCTAAATACATCACACATTCCAGAATATGCAGCATTTGCATTAGCATGTTGAGCTTGCATTCTGAAAAGTCAAACAAAAAGTTTAATACCAAGGATGATATTGAGAACTAAAGAACATTTTTTTAATCCACCAACAGCAAACAAGAAAACTGAATAATCTGCACCTTGTCCTGACAACCTGCAACGGATAAACACATGTTGCACCAAGGGCTCCTGAAATTGTTCCACAACCCAGTTGAACAAATGCTCCAGGCTCTACAGAATACAAGGACTCAACAATTCAATTTTTACAAGTTATTTATGTGCAAAAATTTAATTGCAAACCACCCAGAAAATGGTTTTAAAAATATAAGCATCATACCGCCATCCGTGATAATATATGTCTTCGACATTTCTTTCAAAGTTTCATAAATGGCTAAATCAATGCCAGCATAAGGAATAATCCCAAGCAGAGACGGTACAAGCCCCCTGTAGAAGGCACGGGGTCCCTCCTGAACCAATATATCCTTCGATAGTTTTCCCAAAGATGGAACCTTGCCACTTTCACAAACATGAGTTTGTAACCTTGTCTTCACCAGATCCATGGGATAGATAGCAGTTTGTGCCACTGCCCCAGCCAGACCACCAGCAACAAGCCGACCAGATGTCCCGATGTCATCTTTACTTTCTCCATTAACACTTCCAATGAATTCCTTGATCATCTCATAGGCGTAGAACTTAATAGCACTCTCAGGTGCAACCTTCACTACATTCAATCCATTACCTCGGAAAAATGAAAAAAGACCACCTTGCTTCCAGATATTTTTAACAGCAGGAAGGACAGATGCTTTAGTTGTCTGAACTTGCAACATAACCTTAAGACGATCAAGAGGAGCTGTTGCCGTACGAGAGGCAGC
This sequence is a window from Apium graveolens cultivar Ventura chromosome 9, ASM990537v1, whole genome shotgun sequence. Protein-coding genes within it:
- the LOC141683526 gene encoding calcium-dependent mitochondrial ATP-magnesium/phosphate carrier protein 3-like isoform X1; this translates as MSEPTSDDRKTPPANSKSGNPVKMEHVLIALRETKEERESRIKSLFNYFDGSNKGFLDYSQIEVGLSALQIPAEYKYAKDLLRVCDANKDGRVDYCEFRRYMDDKELELYRIFQDIDVAHSGCILPEELWDALVKAGIEMDDEELARFVEHVDKDNNGIITFEEWRDFLLLYPHEATIENIYHYWERVYLVDIGEQAVIPQGISKHVHASMYLIAGGVAGAASRTATAPLDRLKVMLQVQTTKASVLPAVKNIWKQGGLFSFFRGNGLNVVKVAPESAIKFYAYEMIKEFIGSVNGESKDDIGTSGRLVAGGLAGAVAQTAIYPMDLVKTRLQTHVCESGKVPSLGKLSKDILVQEGPRAFYRGLVPSLLGIIPYAGIDLAIYETLKEMSKTYIITDGEPGAFVQLGCGTISGALGATCVYPLQVVRTRMQAQHANANAAYSGMCDVFRRTFQHEGLRGFYKGLFPNLLKVVPSASITYMVYEAMKKNLGLD
- the LOC141683526 gene encoding calcium-dependent mitochondrial ATP-magnesium/phosphate carrier protein 2-like isoform X2; the encoded protein is MVELIIVSLGGIWMIRSWSCIAFFRILMLRIVAAFYPRNFGMRLLRLLLFAGIEMDDEELARFVEHVDKDNNGIITFEEWRDFLLLYPHEATIENIYHYWERVYLVDIGEQAVIPQGISKHVHASMYLIAGGVAGAASRTATAPLDRLKVMLQVQTTKASVLPAVKNIWKQGGLFSFFRGNGLNVVKVAPESAIKFYAYEMIKEFIGSVNGESKDDIGTSGRLVAGGLAGAVAQTAIYPMDLVKTRLQTHVCESGKVPSLGKLSKDILVQEGPRAFYRGLVPSLLGIIPYAGIDLAIYETLKEMSKTYIITDGEPGAFVQLGCGTISGALGATCVYPLQVVRTRMQAQHANANAAYSGMCDVFRRTFQHEGLRGFYKGLFPNLLKVVPSASITYMVYEAMKKNLGLD